The following are from one region of the Heptranchias perlo isolate sHepPer1 chromosome 11, sHepPer1.hap1, whole genome shotgun sequence genome:
- the LOC137327203 gene encoding transcription regulator protein BACH1-like codes for MSVREKSDTSVYSYESSVHSTSVLLSLNDQRKQDLFCDVTVVVENKSFRAHRSVLAACSDYFLSTVVWKKDPDMHVTLPEEVTVKGFAPLLQFAYTAKLLLNKENVLDVCRSVEFLGIHNIEKTCFSFLQAKLFGKGRDHTEFPRKACCTSSCQKTNLKIPVGDNENSEADDDVEEFLESENPKSPCPKLRKCIEVGKICTKVQNEATDVKYSCLKQSGWASSSLCPKYRKFQLACGKERLTSWGNTFTLPNSSLEQILSKQQIESCQSLTFPLESEAERVRLIEKDSESTSMEGEGGVFDEENIELKKQIDTSCPLAQDSSAEELQGPSTQNISGIQLSCTGEHYDLPCSQAEPFVPVMLQYENFQKSNAPPANIEETKIEFGRGCDQPSASERGVGDSERKSVIFSSSYSKRQEHPIPLSSGRSIVEREVAEHLAKGFWSELCGTQSSGEAESSVKEKSCPGQLNIERISQCPQFSTEPCQTLEGNAQSTFLLHYTSSSHLSGSTFSSSKCPFAYNTGNSVCSSSSGLEELESDQGQQQDKYDDTCTTNSGDEFGSESEDDSESCSAREQECEVKLPFPVERITLLSRNDFQTMLKLHKLNPEQLDYIHDIRRRSKNRIAAQRCRKRKLDCIQNLECEIHKLLCEKKKLLQEKGQLKVCMGETWDNLSGLCKQVCKEAALTAEQIQTLAKYSSPECPLSILNTQRSIGPITCTNLISSYPGYSADSQSMEYSNEQGSSLQLQEKIMDAPYSLQEGITADQSRTEQCCQAVMTDFCQEMIDKCTTDE; via the exons ATGTCGGTAAGAGAAAAGAGCGACACTTCGGTTTATTCCTACGAGTCCTCTGTGCACAGTACCAGTGTTCTACTGAGCCTCAATGATCAAAGGAAGCAAGACCTCTTTTGTGATGTGACTGTGGTTGTAGAAAACAAGTCCTTTCGTGCTCATCGTTCTGTGCTTGCTGCTTGCAGTGATTATTTTCTGTCAACAGTGGTATGGAAAAAAGATCCTGACATGCATGTTACACTTCCTGAGGAG GTTACAGTGAAAGGTTTTGCACCGCTTCTTCAGTTTGCATACACTGCCAAACTTCTTTTGAACAAAGAAAATGTGTTGGATGTCTGCAGAAGTGTAGAATTTCTTGGAATCCATAATATAGAAaaaacttgcttcagctttcttcAAGCCAAACTTTTTGGGAAGGGGAGAGATCACACAGAATTTCCAAGAAAGGCTTGTTGTACATCCAGCTGTCAGAAAACAAATCTAAAAATTCCTGTTGGTGACAATGAAAATTCAGAGGCTGATGATGATGTGGAAGAATTTCTTGAATCTGAAAATCCCAAAAGTCCTTGTCCCAAGCTCCGTAAATGCATTGAAGTTGGAAAAATTTGTACGAAAGTTCAAAATGAGGCCACTGATGTCAAGTATTCCTGTTTGAAGCAGAGTGGATGGGCTAGTTCATCTCTTTGTCCTAAGTACCGAAAGTTTCAATTAGCTTGTGGGAAGGAACGACTGACATCATGGGGTAATACTTTTACATTGCCAAATTCTTCATTAGAGCAAATACTTTCAAAACAGCAAATTGAATCTTGTCAAAGCCTGACATTCCCCCTCGAGTCAGAGGCTGAACGTGTGAGACTGATTGAAAAAGATAGTGAAAGCACATctatggagggggagggtggagtcTTTGATGAAGAGAATATTGAATTGAAGAAGCAAATAGATACAAGCTGTCCATTAGCACAAGATTCTTCAGCTGAAGAATTACAAGGGCCATCAACTCAAAATATCTCAGGTATTCAACTAAGCTGTACTGGAGAGCATTACGACTTGCCTTGTTCTCAGGCAGAGCCATTTGTCCCTGTAATGCTGCAGTATGAAAACTTCCAAAAaagcaatgctcctcctgcaaatattgaagaAACAAAAATCGAATTTGGTCGGGGATGTGATCAGCCAAGTGCTTCAGAAAGAGGAGTGGGAGACTCTGAGAGAAAGTCGGTTATTTTTAGCTCAAGCTACTCTAAAAGACAAGAGCATCCCATTCCACTCTCCAGTGGACGAAGCATTGTGGAAAGGGAGGTGGCAGAACATTTAGCAAAAGGATTCTGGAGTGAACTTTGTGGAACACAGTCTAGTGGTGAGGCTGAATcttctgttaaagagaaaagttGCCCAGGACAGCTCAATATAGAGAGAATTTCTCAATGCCCACAGTTTTCTACAGAGCCGTGCCAAACTCTTGAAGGAAATGCTCAAAGTACTTTCCTACTGCACTATACCTCTTCATCACACCTATCTGGGTCCACTTTTAGCTCTTCGAAGTGTCCATTTGCATATAATACTGGAAATTCGGTATGTTCCAGCAGCTCAGGTTTAGAGGAGCTTGAAAGTGACCAGGGACAGCAGCAAGACAAATATGATGACACCTGTACTACAAATTCAGGAGATGAATTTGGGTCAGAATCTGAGGATGATAGTGAGTCGTGTTCTGCCAGAGAACAAGAATGTGAG GTAAAACTACCATTTCCCGTTGAAAGAATTACACTGTTGTCTAGAAATGACTTTCAAACGATGCTGAAACTGCATAAACTGAATCCAGAACAGTTGGATTATATCCATGATATACGGCGCCGCAGCAAAAACAGAATTGCAGCTCAACGCTGTCGAAAGCGAAAACTTGACTGCATTCAGAACCTGGAATGTGAAATACACAAGTTG CTGTGTGAGAAGAAGAAGTTACTGCAAGAGAAGGGCCAGTTAAAGGTGTGCATGGGTGAAACCTGGGATAATTTATCTGGCCTTTGTAAGCAGGTGTGTAAAGAGGCAGCCCTGACTGCTGAACAAATTCAGACACTAGCAAAGTACTCTTCTCCAGAGTGCCCTCTTTCAATACTGAACACCCAAAGAAGCATTGGCCCCATCACCTGTACAAATCTGATTTCTTCATATCCAGGATACTCAGCTGATTCACAGAGCATGGAATATAGTAATGAGCAAGGCTCTAGTCTACAGCTTCAAGAGAAAATAATGGATGCACCCTACAGCCTGCAGGAAGGTATTACAGCAGATCAGTCCAGGACGGAACAATGCTGCCAGGCTGTAATGACTGATTTCTGCCAAGAAATGATAGACAAATGTACCACAGATGAGTAA